One region of Camelina sativa cultivar DH55 chromosome 6, Cs, whole genome shotgun sequence genomic DNA includes:
- the LOC104792877 gene encoding transcription factor bHLH51 yields the protein MENSYDSAKWSDSTTPYMVSWSLQSDSSDSDWSRFNLGFSSSSSGNFPADDCVGGIDKAESLSRSHRLAEKRRRDRINSHLTALRKLVPNSDKLDKAALLATVIEQVKELKQQAAESPIFQDVPTEADEVTVQPETISDFESNTETIIFKASFCCEDQPEAISEIIRVLTKLQLETIQADIISVGGRMRINFILKDKNTNETTNVAASAKALKQSLCGALNRITSSSSSSSTSSVCRIRSKRQRWFLSSHYSQ from the exons ATGGAGAATTCATACGACTCAGCCAAGTGGTCTGACTCAACAACTCCGTATATGGTCTCATGGTCATTACAATCTGATTCCTCTGATTCTGATTGGAGCCGCTTTAATCttggcttctcttcttcctcctccggcAATTTCCCTGCCGATGATTGTGTCGGTGGGATCGATAAAGCTGAGTCACTTTCAAGAAGCCACCGCCTTGCTGAGAAAAGACGCCGTGACCGCATTAATTCTCACCTCACTGCTCTTCGCAAACTTGTCCCCAATTCCGACAAG TTAGACAAAGCGGCGCTATTAGCAACAGTGATAGAACAAGTGAAAGAACTCAAACAACAAGCAGCAGAATCACCAATCTTCCAAGATGTTCCTACAGAAGCGGATGAAGTGACCGTGCAGCCTGAAACTATATCTGACTTCGAATCAAACACCGAAACAATCATCTTCAAAGCTTCCTTTTGCTGCGAAGATCAACCCGAGGCAATCTCAGAGATCATTAGGGTTCTCACAAAGCTTCAACTCGAAACAATCCAAGCTGATATCATCAGTGTTGGAGGAAGAATGAGAATCAATTTCATCCTAAAAGATAAAAACACCAACGAGACTACGAACGTAGCTGCATCAGCTAAAGCTTTGAAGCAATCTCTATGCGGCGCGTTAAACAGaatcacatcttcttcttcttcatcatctactTCTTCAGTTTGCAGAATCAGAAGCAAAAGACAGAGATGGTTTCTCTCTTCTCACTACTCACAATAA